In Pseudomonas fluorescens, a genomic segment contains:
- a CDS encoding mechanosensitive ion channel family protein, whose product MDTLQLPFPAQWVEPVWIGVQILLILLAGYLAQRFVAKGLTRLGERYPFPPQLLMPLRGGLRWLIMGSALIFVLERLGVSATVLWTALSGFVAVAAVAFFAMWSVLSNLLCAILIFTVGPFRLGDIVELVDTVDKPGVKGRVVAINLLYTTLIEVEEAGTGSAVVQVPNSLFFQRSVRRWRDTSVSPL is encoded by the coding sequence ATGGATACGTTGCAGCTGCCGTTCCCGGCGCAATGGGTCGAGCCGGTGTGGATCGGTGTGCAAATCCTGCTGATCCTGCTGGCCGGCTACCTTGCCCAGCGCTTTGTCGCAAAAGGCCTGACCCGCCTGGGTGAGCGTTACCCGTTCCCGCCACAATTGCTGATGCCGCTGCGCGGCGGCTTGCGCTGGCTGATCATGGGCAGCGCGCTGATCTTTGTGTTGGAGCGCCTGGGCGTTTCCGCCACGGTGTTGTGGACGGCACTGTCGGGGTTTGTGGCGGTGGCGGCGGTGGCGTTCTTTGCCATGTGGTCGGTGTTGTCCAACCTGCTGTGCGCGATCCTGATTTTCACGGTCGGGCCGTTTCGTCTCGGTGATATCGTCGAGCTGGTAGACACCGTCGACAAGCCCGGCGTGAAAGGCCGGGTGGTGGCGATCAACCTGCTCTACACCACGCTGATCGAGGTCGAGGAAGCAGGGACCGGCAGCGCAGTGGTGCAGGTGCCCAACAGCTTGTTCTTCCAGCGTTCGGTACGACGTTGGCGCGATACAAGCGTCTCACCTCTGTAG
- the lpoB gene encoding penicillin-binding protein activator LpoB: MFARFSMLAVVAVLASGCANTSPVLGGKNISYGDTKAVELVTNEFGSTDLQMIAESMTRSLAQSGILQGRPVVQVYDVKNKTSEYIDTREITTSIKTQLMKTGTARFASDNTDMQSQVDQLKLQNQSGLYKKSTVSKTGNMVAAKYRLEGSISSIVKRSSDYKDVFYKFSLQLIDVESGLAEWMDEKEIRKTTER, from the coding sequence ATGTTTGCACGCTTCTCGATGCTCGCCGTGGTCGCCGTCCTGGCCAGCGGCTGCGCCAATACTTCACCGGTATTGGGCGGCAAAAACATCAGCTACGGCGATACCAAGGCTGTGGAACTGGTGACCAACGAATTCGGTTCCACCGACCTGCAGATGATCGCCGAGAGCATGACCCGCTCCCTGGCCCAGTCCGGCATCCTCCAGGGGCGCCCGGTAGTGCAGGTGTATGACGTGAAGAACAAGACCAGCGAGTACATCGATACCCGCGAGATCACTACGTCGATCAAGACCCAGCTGATGAAGACCGGCACCGCGCGGTTCGCCAGCGACAACACCGATATGCAAAGCCAGGTCGACCAACTCAAGCTGCAGAACCAGAGCGGCCTGTACAAGAAATCCACCGTGAGCAAGACCGGCAATATGGTCGCCGCCAAGTACCGCCTGGAAGGCTCGATCAGCTCCATCGTCAAGCGCAGCTCGGACTACAAGGACGTGTTCTACAAGTTCAGCCTGCAACTGATCGACGTCGAGAGCGGCCTGGCCGAATGGATGGACGAAAAAGAAATCCGCAAGACCACGGAGCGCTAA
- a CDS encoding LysE family transporter, protein MALDTWLAFFLASWIISLSPGAGAIASMSSGLQYGFLRGYWNAIGLQLGLAMQIAVVACGLGAILATSSTAFYAIKWFGVAYLVYLAVKQWRALPMDMTDDAAVRPIGKSMAMMFRGFLVNASNPKALVFMLAVLPQFVNPQAPLLIQYLILGATMISVDMIVMAGYTGLASKVLRLLRTPKQQKRMNRTFAGLFVGAAGFLASLHRATA, encoded by the coding sequence ATGGCACTCGACACATGGCTGGCCTTTTTCCTGGCCAGTTGGATCATCTCCCTTTCTCCTGGCGCTGGCGCCATCGCCTCGATGTCCAGTGGCTTGCAATACGGTTTCCTGCGCGGTTACTGGAATGCCATTGGCCTGCAACTGGGCCTGGCGATGCAGATTGCGGTCGTTGCTTGCGGCCTGGGTGCCATTCTGGCGACATCTTCCACCGCCTTCTATGCGATCAAATGGTTTGGCGTGGCGTACCTGGTGTACCTGGCCGTCAAGCAATGGCGTGCGCTGCCCATGGACATGACCGATGACGCGGCGGTGCGCCCGATCGGCAAGTCGATGGCGATGATGTTCCGGGGTTTTCTGGTTAACGCCAGCAACCCCAAGGCGCTGGTGTTCATGCTCGCGGTGCTGCCGCAATTCGTGAACCCGCAGGCGCCGCTGTTGATCCAGTACCTGATCCTGGGTGCGACGATGATCAGCGTCGATATGATCGTGATGGCGGGGTATACGGGGTTGGCGTCGAAGGTGTTGCGGTTGTTGCGCACGCCTAAGCAGCAGAAGCGTATGAACCGCACGTTTGCCGGGTTGTTCGTAGGGGCTGCCGGCTTCCTCGCCAGCCTTCACCGCGCCACGGCATAA
- a CDS encoding COG3014 family protein, producing the protein MAFRALTPLALAAVTVLSGCSMFRSYDSELQATNQQLATGNVDAALTLLEKNNTGEDKDLLYFFEKGELLRARGDLTGSQTAWRSADLQVYKWEESVKFDSEKYLSQFGSFLVNDKVRRYEGYDYEKVMLTTQMALNLLALNDFDGARTEIKKTHEREAVIADLRDKEYLKREDEAERQGVTTQIKDLRGYPVQALDAPEVVGLKNSYQSAFSHYLAGFVYEALGEKDLAAPGYRKAAELRPNTPLLEQALLDLDKSKVGADETDVLIVVQSGLAPARDSIRLPLPIPINGNLVITPLSFPVIKADTSTPAFAQIGVDGRQQNLTALNSTTAMSRRALRDDMPGIILRTTVRAISRGVAQNNLNKTNPMAGLVLGIASAVAEGADTRTWRTLPDMTQVTRLRLKHGEHQVSLPNALGGTLVTIKADQRYQVITLRVVGNQVFAGGLAAHVVPSTQPQAIATLKQP; encoded by the coding sequence ATGGCATTTCGCGCCTTAACCCCGCTAGCGCTCGCGGCGGTCACCGTGTTGTCCGGTTGCTCGATGTTTCGTAGCTACGATTCCGAGCTGCAAGCCACCAATCAGCAGTTGGCCACCGGCAATGTCGACGCCGCCCTGACCCTGCTGGAAAAGAACAACACCGGCGAAGACAAGGACCTGCTCTATTTCTTTGAAAAAGGGGAATTGCTGCGGGCCAGGGGCGACCTGACTGGCAGCCAGACCGCCTGGCGCAGCGCCGACCTGCAAGTCTACAAATGGGAAGAGTCGGTCAAGTTCGACAGCGAAAAGTACCTTTCCCAATTCGGCAGTTTCCTGGTCAACGACAAAGTGCGTCGCTATGAAGGCTATGACTACGAAAAAGTCATGCTGACCACCCAGATGGCCCTGAACCTGCTGGCCCTGAATGACTTCGACGGCGCGCGCACCGAGATCAAGAAGACCCACGAACGCGAAGCCGTGATCGCCGACCTGCGCGACAAGGAGTACCTCAAGCGCGAAGACGAAGCCGAGCGCCAGGGCGTGACCACCCAGATCAAGGACCTGCGCGGCTATCCGGTGCAAGCCCTGGACGCTCCCGAAGTGGTCGGCCTGAAGAACAGCTACCAGAGTGCGTTCAGCCATTACCTCGCCGGGTTCGTCTACGAAGCCCTGGGTGAAAAAGACCTGGCCGCACCGGGTTATCGCAAGGCGGCCGAGTTGCGCCCCAATACCCCGCTGCTGGAACAGGCCTTGCTGGACCTGGATAAATCCAAGGTCGGCGCCGATGAAACCGACGTGCTGATCGTGGTCCAAAGCGGCCTGGCACCGGCCCGCGATTCGATCCGCCTGCCCTTGCCGATACCGATCAACGGCAACCTGGTGATCACCCCACTGTCGTTCCCGGTGATCAAGGCAGACACCTCCACTCCGGCCTTCGCCCAAATCGGTGTCGACGGGCGGCAGCAGAACCTCACCGCGCTCAACAGCACCACCGCGATGTCCCGTCGCGCACTGCGTGACGACATGCCGGGGATCATCCTGCGCACCACCGTGCGCGCGATCAGCCGTGGCGTGGCGCAAAACAACCTGAACAAGACCAACCCCATGGCGGGCCTGGTGCTGGGTATTGCTTCGGCCGTGGCCGAAGGCGCCGACACCCGGACCTGGCGCACCTTGCCGGATATGACCCAAGTCACGCGCCTGCGCCTCAAGCATGGCGAGCACCAGGTCAGCCTGCCCAACGCCCTGGGCGGCACGCTGGTGACGATCAAGGCCGATCAGCGCTACCAGGTGATCACCCTGCGCGTAGTCGGCAACCAGGTGTTCGCCGGCGGCCTCGCGGCCCATGTGGTCCCGAGCACTCAACCCCAGGCTATCGCCACCCTCAAACAACCCTAA
- a CDS encoding YcfL family protein — protein MRHFILGALALVLLAGCATPPPPAPGSAASKIVVMGKFKGIAVGAIRVARENGFLTAKVQLSNITSSNQMMYYRFAWLGADGFPVGDEETWKVLNLYANQATFLPAIANLPQAADFRLEVKTP, from the coding sequence ATGCGTCATTTCATCCTCGGCGCCTTGGCGCTGGTCCTGCTCGCCGGCTGCGCGACCCCGCCGCCCCCGGCACCCGGCAGTGCCGCCAGCAAGATCGTGGTGATGGGCAAGTTCAAGGGCATCGCCGTCGGTGCCATCCGCGTCGCCCGCGAGAACGGTTTTCTAACGGCCAAGGTGCAGTTGAGCAACATCACCAGCAGCAACCAGATGATGTATTACCGCTTCGCCTGGCTGGGCGCCGACGGTTTCCCGGTAGGCGATGAAGAGACCTGGAAGGTGCTGAATCTGTACGCCAACCAGGCCACGTTCCTGCCGGCCATCGCCAATTTGCCCCAGGCGGCGGACTTCCGTCTTGAAGTGAAGACGCCTTGA
- a CDS encoding penicillin-binding protein activator LpoB: MRAWIGMISLLCAFGASAAPKIAVTDLAYEAQVEEYIHQVSASNNFQAGAYHASGASNYSEYESRTRYIEQTELRKFSGDIKGEILKSRQFQLVQGTPYTADAKADVYDVIKRIKAGNFKGADYVLFGTLSDIDFTQDINALDHTNSYSAVLGLTLVADFSLINTRTFEITSAFTAMGEGQDTKLVNSRDVRVSLNRPRVVKEVSKALGEDVARQLAEQLGGEYQDPGQPVLRNNLPRDEAPKILR, translated from the coding sequence ATGCGTGCATGGATCGGCATGATCAGCCTGCTGTGCGCCTTTGGCGCATCGGCCGCGCCGAAGATCGCGGTGACCGACCTGGCCTATGAGGCACAGGTCGAGGAGTACATTCACCAGGTCTCGGCCAGCAACAACTTCCAGGCCGGCGCTTACCACGCCAGTGGCGCGTCAAACTACAGCGAGTACGAAAGCCGCACCCGCTACATCGAACAGACCGAGCTGCGTAAATTCAGCGGTGACATCAAGGGCGAGATCCTCAAGTCGCGCCAGTTCCAACTGGTGCAGGGCACGCCTTACACGGCCGACGCCAAGGCAGACGTCTACGATGTGATCAAACGCATCAAGGCCGGCAACTTCAAGGGTGCGGACTACGTGCTGTTCGGCACGCTGTCAGACATCGACTTCACCCAGGACATCAACGCCCTGGACCACACCAACAGTTACTCGGCGGTGCTGGGCCTGACACTGGTGGCGGATTTCAGCCTGATCAACACCCGCACTTTCGAAATCACCTCGGCGTTCACCGCCATGGGTGAGGGCCAGGACACCAAGCTGGTGAACAGCCGTGATGTGCGCGTAAGCCTGAACCGGCCGCGTGTGGTGAAGGAGGTGTCGAAAGCGCTGGGTGAAGATGTGGCGCGGCAGTTGGCGGAGCAACTGGGCGGAGAGTATCAAGACCCCGGTCAGCCGGTGTTGCGCAACAACCTGCCAAGGGATGAAGCGCCGAAGATCCTGCGCTGA